From one Sciurus carolinensis chromosome 9, mSciCar1.2, whole genome shotgun sequence genomic stretch:
- the Eif4a2 gene encoding eukaryotic initiation factor 4A-II isoform X1 gives MSGGSADYNSREHGGPEGMDPDGVIESNWNEIVDNFDDMNLKESLLRGIYAYGFEKPSAIQQRAIIPCIKGYDVIAQAQSGTGKTATFAISILQQLEIEFKETQALVLAPTRELAQQIQKVILALGDYMGATCHACIGGTNVRNEMQKLQAEAPHIVVGTPGRVFDMLNRRYLSPKWIKMFVLDEADEMLSRGFKDQIYEIFQKLNTSIQVVLLSATMPTDVLEVTKKFMRDPIRILVKKEELTLEGIKQFYINVEREEWKLDTLCDLYETLTITQAVIFLNTRRKVDWLTEKMHARDFTVSALHGDMDQKERDVIMREFRSGSSRVLITTDLLARGIDVQQVSLVINYDLPTNRENYIHRIGRGGRFGRKGVAINFVTEEDKRILRDIETFYNTTVEEMPMNVADLI, from the exons ATGTCTGGTGGCTCCGCGGATTATAACAG CAGAGAACATGGAGGCCCAGAGGGAATGGACCCCGATGGTGTCATCGAG AGCAACTGGAATGAGATTGTTGATAACTTTGATGATATGAATTTAAAGGAGTCTCTTCTTCGGGGCATCTATGCTTATGGTTTTGAGAAGCCTTCAGCTATTCAGCAGAGAGCTATTATTCCCTGTattaaag GGTATGATGTGATTGCTCAAGCTCAGTCAGGTACTGGCAAGACAGCCACATTTGCTATTTCCATCCTGCAACAGTTGGAGATTGAGTTCAAGGAGACCCAAGCACTAGTATTGGCCCCCACCAGAGAACTGGCTCAACAG ATCCAAAAGGTGATTCTGGCACTTGGAGACTATATGGGAGCAACTTGTCATGCCTGCATTGGTGGAACAAATGTTCgaaatgaaatgcaaaaactGCAGGCCGAAGCACCACATATTGTTGTTGGTACACCAGGGAGAGTGTTTGATATGTTAAATAGAAGATACCTTT ctccaaaatggatcaaaatgtttgttttggaCGAAGCAGATGAAATGTTGAGCCGAGGGTTTAAGGATCAAATCTatgagatttttcaaaaattaaatacaagtatTCAG gttgTGTTGCTTTCTGCCACAATGCCAACTGATGTGTTGGAAGTGACCAAAAAATTTATGAGAGATCCAATTCGAATTCTGGTGAAGAAGGAAGAATTGACCCTTGAAGGAATCAAACAATTTTACATTAATGTTGAAAGAGAG GAATGGAAGTTGGACACACTTTGTGACTTGTACGAGACACTGACCATTACACAGGCTGTTATTTTTCTCAATACAAGGCGCAAAGTGGACTGGCTCACAGAGAAAATGCACGCCAGGGACTTCACAGTTTCTGCTCTG CATGGTGACATGgaccagaaagagagagatgttATCATGAGAGAATTCCGATCAGGGTCAAGCCGAGTTCTGATCACTACTGACTTGTTG GCTCGTGGGATTGATGTACAACAAGTGTCTTTGGTTATAAACTATGATCTACCTACCAATCGTGAAAACTATATTCACAG AATTGGCAGAGGGGGTCGATTTGGGAGGAAAGGTGTGGCTATAAACTTTGTTACTGAAGAAGACAAGAGGATTCTTCGTGACATTGAGACTTTCTACAATACTACAGTGGAGGAAATGCCCATGAATGTGGCTGACCTTATTTAA
- the Rfc4 gene encoding replication factor C subunit 4 has protein sequence MQAFLKGTSISTKPPLTKDRGVGATAGSSGENKKIKPVPWVEKYRPKCVDEVAFQEEVVAVLKKTLEGADLPNLLFYGPPGTGKTSTILAAARELFGPELFRLRVLELNASDERGIQVVREKVKNFAQLTVSGSRTDGKPCPPFKIVILDEADSMTSAAQAALRRTMEKESKTTRFCLICNYVSRIIEPLTSRCSKFRFKPLSDKTQQQRLLDIAEKENVKISNEGIAYLVKVSEGDLRKAITFLQSATRLTGGKEVVEKVITDIAGVIPAEAIDGIFAACQSGSFDKLEAVVKDLIDEGHAATQLINQLHDVVVENETLSDKQKSIITEKLAEVDKCLADGADEHLQLISLCATLMQQLTQNC, from the exons ATGCAGGCATTTCTGAAAGGCACATCTATCAGTACTAAACCACCACTGACCAAGGATCGAGGAGTAGGTGCCACTGCAGGGAGCAGTGGAGAGAACAAGAAAATCAAACCTGTCCCATGGGTAGAAAAATA TCGCCCAAAATGTGTAGATGAGGTTGCATTCCAAGAAGAAGTAGTTGCAGTGTTGAAAAAAACTTTAGAAGGAGCTGAT CTGCCTAATCTCTTGTTTTATGGGCCACCTGGAACTGGGAAAACATCCACTATTTTGGCAGCTGCTAGAGAACTCTTTGG GCCTGAACTGTTTCGATTAAGAGTTCTTGAGTTAAATGCATCTGATGAACGTGGAATACAGGTAGTTCGagagaaagtgaaaaattttGCTCAATTAACTGTATCAGGAAGTCGTACAGA TGGAAAGCCATGTcctccttttaaaattgttattttggaTGAAGCCGATTCTATGACCTCAGCTGCTCAGGCAGCTTTAAGACGTACCATGGAGAAAGAGTCTAAAACCACACGTTTCTGTCTCATCTGTAACTATGTTAGTAG GATAATTGAACCTCTGACCTCTAGATGTTCAAAATTCCGCTTCAAGCCTCTGTCAGATAAAACTCAACAACAGCGATTACTAGACATTGCTGAAAAGGAAAACGTCAAAATTAGTAATGAG GGAATAGCATATCTTGTTAAAGTATCAGAAGGAGACTTAAGGAAAGCCATTACATTTCTTCAAAGTGCTACTCGATTAACAGGTGGAAAAGAAGTCGTGGAAAAAGTGATCACAGACATTGCTGGG GTAATACCAGCCGAGGCAATTGATGGCATATTTGCTGCATGTCAGAGTGGCTCCTTTGACAAACTGGAAGCTGTAGTGAAG GACTTAATAGATGAGGGTCATGCAGCAACTCAACTTATAAATCAACTCCACGATGTGGTCGTAGAAAATGAGACCCTTTCTGACAAACAGAAGTCCATTATTACAGAAAAACTTGCT gAAGTTGATAAATGCTTAGCAGATGGTGCTGATGAACACCTGCAACTGATCAGCCTGTGTGCAACCCTGATGCAGCAATTAACTCAGAATTGTTAA
- the LOC124993085 gene encoding translation initiation factor IF-2-like isoform X2 has protein sequence MSPPISPIQSPALGTEDSYETCSPRTVFLEKGESTEGEKEERDEKKAAPSSTKERAGVSPGLPAPAGKTAGVQAQAMRTSAACQRTSSARTDPRRRPPSLFRRPPLRSASRGGAAVVRTNAARSFSRKRPAGLGAAGLQPGEGSPGWGAPGVPAQRPGNCGPAARACTRARAPGVPPNPAGARAGVSLFSLPRPRDKFSRHLVPRRLCFRENGSKLTRET, from the exons ATGTCACCACCTATCTCCCCCATTCAAAGCCCAG CTCTCGGGACTGAGGACAGTTATGAAACCTGTTCCCCCAGAACGGTTTTTctggagaaaggagaaagcaccgaaggagaaaaagaagaacgtGATGAGAAGAAAGC GGCACCGAGCAGCACCAAGGAGCGCGCAGGGGTGTCCCCTGGCTTGCCCGCTCCTGCTGGGAAGACGGCAGGTGTCCAGGCGCAAGCAATGCGGACGAGCGCAGCATGCCAGCGGACCTCCTCCGCGAGAACTGACCCTCGTCGCCGGCCCCCTTCGCTTTTCCGCCGTCCGCCGTTGCGGTCTGCATCCCGGGGAGGGGCTGCAGTGGTGCGGACGAATGCCGCGCGCTCCTTCAGCAGAAAGCGGCCAGCGGGCCTCGGCGCCGCGGGTCTGCAGCCCGGGGAGGGGAGCCCAGGGTGGGGCGCCCCGGGGGTCCCAGCTCAGCGGCCCGGGAACTGTGGGCCAGCTGCACGCGCCTGCACCCGCGCGCGGGCTCCTGGGGTTCCGCCGAATCCTGCAGGTGCCAGAGCCGGCGTGAGTCTGTTCTCACTCCCCAGGCCCAGAGATAAGTTCTCGAGGCACTTAGTGCCCAGACGGCTGTGTTTCAGAGAGAATGGCTCCAAGTTAACCCGAGAGACTTAA
- the LOC124993085 gene encoding translation initiation factor IF-2-like isoform X1 has protein sequence MNNMWAFLLSHSISELQKQAGDHKGATLMSPPISPIQSPALGTEDSYETCSPRTVFLEKGESTEGEKEERDEKKAAPSSTKERAGVSPGLPAPAGKTAGVQAQAMRTSAACQRTSSARTDPRRRPPSLFRRPPLRSASRGGAAVVRTNAARSFSRKRPAGLGAAGLQPGEGSPGWGAPGVPAQRPGNCGPAARACTRARAPGVPPNPAGARAGVSLFSLPRPRDKFSRHLVPRRLCFRENGSKLTRET, from the exons ATGAACAACATGTGGGCGTTTCTTCTCAGTCACAGCATTTCAGAACTACAAAAGCAAGCTGGAGACCACAAAGGGGCCACCCTCATGTCACCACCTATCTCCCCCATTCAAAGCCCAG CTCTCGGGACTGAGGACAGTTATGAAACCTGTTCCCCCAGAACGGTTTTTctggagaaaggagaaagcaccgaaggagaaaaagaagaacgtGATGAGAAGAAAGC GGCACCGAGCAGCACCAAGGAGCGCGCAGGGGTGTCCCCTGGCTTGCCCGCTCCTGCTGGGAAGACGGCAGGTGTCCAGGCGCAAGCAATGCGGACGAGCGCAGCATGCCAGCGGACCTCCTCCGCGAGAACTGACCCTCGTCGCCGGCCCCCTTCGCTTTTCCGCCGTCCGCCGTTGCGGTCTGCATCCCGGGGAGGGGCTGCAGTGGTGCGGACGAATGCCGCGCGCTCCTTCAGCAGAAAGCGGCCAGCGGGCCTCGGCGCCGCGGGTCTGCAGCCCGGGGAGGGGAGCCCAGGGTGGGGCGCCCCGGGGGTCCCAGCTCAGCGGCCCGGGAACTGTGGGCCAGCTGCACGCGCCTGCACCCGCGCGCGGGCTCCTGGGGTTCCGCCGAATCCTGCAGGTGCCAGAGCCGGCGTGAGTCTGTTCTCACTCCCCAGGCCCAGAGATAAGTTCTCGAGGCACTTAGTGCCCAGACGGCTGTGTTTCAGAGAGAATGGCTCCAAGTTAACCCGAGAGACTTAA
- the Eif4a2 gene encoding eukaryotic initiation factor 4A-II isoform X2, translating to MSGGSADYNREHGGPEGMDPDGVIESNWNEIVDNFDDMNLKESLLRGIYAYGFEKPSAIQQRAIIPCIKGYDVIAQAQSGTGKTATFAISILQQLEIEFKETQALVLAPTRELAQQIQKVILALGDYMGATCHACIGGTNVRNEMQKLQAEAPHIVVGTPGRVFDMLNRRYLSPKWIKMFVLDEADEMLSRGFKDQIYEIFQKLNTSIQVVLLSATMPTDVLEVTKKFMRDPIRILVKKEELTLEGIKQFYINVEREEWKLDTLCDLYETLTITQAVIFLNTRRKVDWLTEKMHARDFTVSALHGDMDQKERDVIMREFRSGSSRVLITTDLLARGIDVQQVSLVINYDLPTNRENYIHRIGRGGRFGRKGVAINFVTEEDKRILRDIETFYNTTVEEMPMNVADLI from the exons ATGTCTGGTGGCTCCGCGGATTATAACAG AGAACATGGAGGCCCAGAGGGAATGGACCCCGATGGTGTCATCGAG AGCAACTGGAATGAGATTGTTGATAACTTTGATGATATGAATTTAAAGGAGTCTCTTCTTCGGGGCATCTATGCTTATGGTTTTGAGAAGCCTTCAGCTATTCAGCAGAGAGCTATTATTCCCTGTattaaag GGTATGATGTGATTGCTCAAGCTCAGTCAGGTACTGGCAAGACAGCCACATTTGCTATTTCCATCCTGCAACAGTTGGAGATTGAGTTCAAGGAGACCCAAGCACTAGTATTGGCCCCCACCAGAGAACTGGCTCAACAG ATCCAAAAGGTGATTCTGGCACTTGGAGACTATATGGGAGCAACTTGTCATGCCTGCATTGGTGGAACAAATGTTCgaaatgaaatgcaaaaactGCAGGCCGAAGCACCACATATTGTTGTTGGTACACCAGGGAGAGTGTTTGATATGTTAAATAGAAGATACCTTT ctccaaaatggatcaaaatgtttgttttggaCGAAGCAGATGAAATGTTGAGCCGAGGGTTTAAGGATCAAATCTatgagatttttcaaaaattaaatacaagtatTCAG gttgTGTTGCTTTCTGCCACAATGCCAACTGATGTGTTGGAAGTGACCAAAAAATTTATGAGAGATCCAATTCGAATTCTGGTGAAGAAGGAAGAATTGACCCTTGAAGGAATCAAACAATTTTACATTAATGTTGAAAGAGAG GAATGGAAGTTGGACACACTTTGTGACTTGTACGAGACACTGACCATTACACAGGCTGTTATTTTTCTCAATACAAGGCGCAAAGTGGACTGGCTCACAGAGAAAATGCACGCCAGGGACTTCACAGTTTCTGCTCTG CATGGTGACATGgaccagaaagagagagatgttATCATGAGAGAATTCCGATCAGGGTCAAGCCGAGTTCTGATCACTACTGACTTGTTG GCTCGTGGGATTGATGTACAACAAGTGTCTTTGGTTATAAACTATGATCTACCTACCAATCGTGAAAACTATATTCACAG AATTGGCAGAGGGGGTCGATTTGGGAGGAAAGGTGTGGCTATAAACTTTGTTACTGAAGAAGACAAGAGGATTCTTCGTGACATTGAGACTTTCTACAATACTACAGTGGAGGAAATGCCCATGAATGTGGCTGACCTTATTTAA